The genomic interval CGACGTGGTTCTCAACACCAATTCACAGGTCATGAAAATAAACGTCGTCTTTCAGCGCCGCAGCCTTGACATGATTCGTCGCCGACACTCGATGAAAATGATACACCCGCAGGCCGGAAAACGAAAAACCCGGCCTTTCGCAAGACCGGGTCGGTATTCTCACTGGACGGCCCATCAGCGTGTCATCAACTCTGTTGGATGACTTTCTCTGTGAACCTTGCATTGAGGGTCACGACGATTTTTCGCATGACTGCTGCGATCGCGACGATTGGCTTTTTGCCGGCTTCGACAAGGCGCTTGTAGAAGGCGGCGAACTCGCCCCTTCCGCGGGCGGCCTGCATGGCCGGCATGAACAGGATGGTGCGCATGACGGGTCTGCCGCCGCGCATTCTCCGGTAACCGATCTTGTTGCCGCTCTCGTTTGGGTGCGGCGCCAGGCCGGCCAGCGCCGCCGCCTTCTTTCGATCCAGCGTCCCGAGTTCGGGCATTGTGGCGATCAGGGCGGCGGCGGTTGTCTCCGCGATGCCGGTCATCGCCATTGCGATGCTGGCCCTGGCTGCAAAGGCTTCGCTGCGCATGAGCATGCGGATTTCCTTGTCGAGCAGCGCGATCTGGCGATTGATGGCAGCGAGCATGGCCTTGAAGGTGACGGCAAGTTCACGTCCGCCCGGCGCCATGGCGCGGTTTTGCTCGGCGACCCTGATGGCGACCAGATCGGCGCGGCGGCGCACAAGGGCCTTGAGCCTTGCCTCTTCAGGGTTTTCAGCCTGCCACAGGGACAGGCTTGCCCAGCGTTCCATGCCATAGGCGACCATTTCCCGGGCATCGATCGCATCGCTCTTGCCGACCCGTCCACGCGAACGAATGAAGGCCTTGAGCCTGCGCGTATCGGCCCGGTGAACGGCAAGGCCGCGCCGCAGGCACTCTTCGATCAGGACGGTTTCATACCCGCCGGTGGGTTCGCAGATGACCAGATCTGCCTCGCAGTTTCGCAGGAAGCGACGAATATCCCTGCTGCGATTGGCGATGACGGTGGCCGGACCGCCGCAGGAAACGGCGATCGTGTCCTTTGCAACGTCGCAACCAAGACAGATGTGCGGAGGGTGATGCAAAACGACCATGGCGATGCTATCCTTTCAAGGCATGCTTGGGATTGTTTGCGGGCGTGGCAATCAGCGGCCCAATCAACTCTTCAAGCGGTTGCTCGGTGCAACAGTGACCTTGATGACAGCGGGTATTCCACCCAATGCTCGGACGGTCGGCTGTTGCAGCAGCTGCGGGCAAGCCAACGGCCCGCAGCTGCATCACAACAATAGCGCAGATCCGACAAACAATGCTCGGGCTTGACCCGAGCATCCAGGCCACACGGAAAACGCGGCCTGCACCCTCGGGTCAAGCCCGAGGGTGACGCCCCAAGTGTGGGGCGAGCCATGCGGCAAGGCCAAAAGCCTTACTTGTCTTCTTCTTCGCCGGCTTCCTCGGAAGCTTCCGGGGCTTCTTCGGTTTCCTCGTCCAGATCGTAATCGGCATCCGGGTTGAAGAAGTCTTCCGGGCGCAGCGCGTCCTCGTCGACGCCGTAGATCGCGTCGGCGGAGGTGAGGTCTTCACCCTTGGCCTGGCGCTCGGCTTCTTCCTTGGTGCGGGCGACGTTCAGCTCGATCGAGATCTCGACTTCGGCATGCAGGTGCAGCTCCACATTGTGCAGGCCAACGGTCTTGATCGGGGTGTGGAGCACGACCTGGTTGCGGCCGACATTGAAGCCTTCCGCGGCGAGGATTTCAACGACGTCGCGGGCTGCGACCGAACCGTAGAGCTGGCCGGTTTCGCCGGCGGCGCGCACGGCGATGAAGGACTTGCCTTCGAGCACGTCGGCAACCTTCTGGGCTTCGTTCTTGCGCTCGAGGTTGCGGGCTTCGAGCACCGCGCGCTCGGCCTCGAAACGGGCCTTGTTGGCGGCGTTGGCGCGCAGCGCACGGCCGGTCGGCAGCAGGTAGTTACGCGCATAGCCATCGCGAACCTTAACGGTTTCGCCCATCTGGCCAAGCTTGGCGATGCGTTCAAGCAGGATTACGTCCATGGTTCATTCCTTTCATCATCATCATTATTGGTGGGCGCGCCCGGTGAAAGAGCGATCGCCCGACGCGTGTCGAGAAGGCCCATGGTGATGAATACCAGGGCCGGGAAGGTAAAGATCAGCGAGAGGTAGGAGAGAATGATCACCGGCACGGCCCAGCTCTTGCCGCGGGCGGCAAGATGCATGCGGGCAAGGCCGGAAAGCAGGAACCCGCCGCCGAAGGCGCCGAGGCAGGCAGCACCAATCAGTCCGATCGTGCCGCCGAAGAAGGTCGCGACGAGGGCCGCCAGAAACACGAAGATCGCATTCGTGCTCATGCGCAGCGCTACGGCCACATCTTCGCGCGGACGGTTGGAAAGCCCGGATGCGATGGCGATGCGGCTGGCGAAATGGAAGGCGACGAACAGCAGGATCACCGAGGTCGCGCCCTGCACCATCGGCAGCAGCAGGGTGAACATGCTCTTGAATTGCGCGATCACCGCCGCGTCGCCGGCCAGTTCGGGGTTTTCGGCGGTCAGCGCCGCGGCGAAGGCGTCGATGATCTGGCCGGTGGTCTCCGGGCCGTAGCCCGCGACCGCGCCGACCACGATCAGCGCCAGCGTGACGGCGGCGCAGAGATGCATCATGATGTCGGCGAGCGGATACCAGGCCATCTGGCCTTCCGGCCCGCCGATCTCGGTGGCCGGGCGGGCGAGATTGCCGAGATGGCTGAGCCAGCCGGCCGGGATCAGCGTGACAGCCAGCGTATAAAGCGCGAAGAACGGCGAGGCGAGCGCAAGGCCAAGCGCGCCGGCAACCACGATGCCGACGATCGCGGGCAGGAGGCCATAGCCGAGACCGGCAATCAGGATGGGAAGCGCGGAGGCGGCGGCAAGCAGCGTCGAAAACAGCACGGTGACGCCGGCGGCATAGGCAAGCGCGAAGGCCGCGACGCCGGAAAGCGCACCGATCAGCAATGTTCTTGCGTTAAGCGTCTTCATCTCGCTGTCCTGCCGTTCAAGCAGTTAGGGAAAGCCTCGTTTCCCAACCTGGGTCTATTTTTCGGCTGCTGCGCGCCCACCGCGCCGGAGCCAATCCCTCATGCGTCATGCTCGGGCTTGAGCCAAGGATGACGCGGAGAGTGCGGAAGGCGAGGGGCATAGCCTCCCGCCTTCCATAAGCATAAACCTTACGAAACGACGTAGGGCAGAAGGCCGAGGAAGCGGGCGCGCTTGATGGCGCGGGCCAGTTCACGCTGCTTCTTCTGGCTGACGGCGGTGATGCGCGAAGGCACGATCTTGCCGCGTTCGGAAATGTAACGCTGCAGCAGACGTACGTCCTTGTAGTCGATCTTGGGCGCGTTGGCGCCGGAGAACGGGCAGGTCTTGCGACGGCGGTTGAACGGGCGACGCGTCGGGATAGAAGCGATGGCTACCATTTTCTTGATCCTTTATCTCGTAAACGCGATTAGAAGCGCGGGCGGCGTTCGCCGCGGTCGCCGCCGCGATCGCCACGGTCACCGCGATCACGGTTGTCACGGCCGCCTTCGCGTCCGCCGTCACGGCGGGGACGGTCGTCGCGGTCGCGCTTCTGCATCATCGCCGACGGGCCTTCCTCGTGCTCCTCGACCTTGATGGTCATGTAGCGCAGGATGTCTTCATTGATGCGCATCTGGCGTTCCATCTCGTGGATCGCGGCAGCAGGTGCATCGATGTCCATCAGCGCGTAATGCGCCTTGCGGTTCTTCTTGATGCGGTAGGTGAGGGACTTCAGGCCCCAGTTTTCGATACGGCCGACCTTGCCGCCGTTTTCCTCGATCAGTCCCTTGTACTGCTCGACGATGGCGTCAACCTGCTGGGCCGTGATGTCCTGGCGGGCCAGGAACACGTGTTCGTAAAGTGCCATTGATATTTGCCTTTCTTGCGTTTCCAGGACCCGGAATTCGGCGGCTAAGCCTCAACGACTGCTCCTGAGGGGAAACCCCGGCAAGAAAAGCGTTAGACGAGACGGTCGAGAGCGGCGACACGGGAGGCAGGCGCTTTTACCGCGCCAGGCATTTCCGCCACAGCGAAAACAGCCCTCCGTTCAGCCACCAGCCTGAAGACCGGACCTTTGGATGAGCGGCTTATACGGATTTTCGGGCGGAATGCAAGGGGGGGTGGAGTTGGCGGGGTGGCGGGGAAATCAACTTCGTGACTCCATATCGCAGGATCGCTCCAGTAGTTGATGCTCCCCGCAATCTGCCATTTCGTCTGCACAGAATTTCCGTAGTCTTGTTCTAAAAATACGGACCTCACAATACTAGTATTAGACCGTGTTAGCTATCGCCGCTACATCGTCCACACTTTCGCCTCTCGCAGATAACTAGGAACTTCATGGTCACGTGCTGCTGGATGATTTTCCAGTATCATTCGCAACGTACGCACAGCATCAAAGGCTTGGATGATTAAATTTCTCTGTTCGGCGACATATTTTTGGTCGAAATCATTTTCTTCTACTGTGTGTGCCGGTTTCTGACGTATTTTGCGAACCGCTCGGAAGTTGCTAAACATCTCTGCCGTCCCTGTTGGTTCTGCTGGTCTGAATTTCTTCCTTGTCCACTCTTCAAGGAGTTGAATCGTGCCTTTCGGCTGCGTGACTCGGTTTCCATCTTCGTCGGTCAAGTTTCGATTGAGCTCCAGGTCACCCTTAAAGAAATCTCGGTTCAGGTCGTCGCTCAATAGCTGATCAAGTAGCAATGCAAATTCGCGAAATTCTTTCTTTGTGGGCCTTATCAATATCCCGAACCCGCTTATACGTTTCGCCTCGGTTCGGAAAAGTTTGGGCTTTCTCATGAGTACGCAAATCTGATTGATTTCGATTTTCTCTTGCAAAAATGCATTATAAATTGATATTCGTTCAGGGAATTCTCCCATGATTTGGGTTCGGAAAAAGTCCGGATGCAATTTATAATTGCCGGGCAGCTCATGTTTCTGCATTTCGATTTGTAGTACCTCGGGCAAGTCGTGCAGGTATCGTAGAAAGGCAGCCATCGCCCGATGCATGTCTTCATCATACGCAAAGCCGAATTCAAAAAACTCCAAGCCGTCTAGAACTACTGCGCGGTCTGCTATCTGCGTACCTTCCTTCTGTAGGATTCGCCCGTGAATATCGTCGACATCAAAGTCAAACCGAGGATCATTTCTATACCACTCGAGGGCACGCAGGTCGAACGCTCGGTAGCTGAGTTGGGGCGCACCTTCCTTAAGGGCTCGGGTGAACGGTGCCGTCTCGCTGGCCCCCGCTTTTCGCTCTTTGAGCAACTCTGGGGAGGGATAGAGACAGCCTTCAAGACCGTCGGCCTCAATTTTTCTGAGTTGCACGTCGATCGGTTCCGCCGGGAAAGCCTTGATATGGGGATTGGGATGTCGGTCGCCACGCACCAAGTCCAACCTACTCTCGGCTATTAGCTCGCGAATAGCTTCGACATCACTAACGTTTGCTAACGGGAACACACCTAGACCGTTGAAATCACCGGACCCTAGATATTGGGATACTACCTTCTCCAAAATAGCGTTCTTGCGGTCAGCGCACATGGTCCAAATCCATTTTCACTGTGGTTTGCTAATTAATGCAGATACGGCTGATGTTCATCGGCAATGCCAAACCATTCTCCGCGCAAAGACCACGAATCACAGACCCTCCAGAGTACAGTGTCACCTGATTGTGAATGCCCCCAAATTCACGTTTTTTGTTGAACAACTCAACGGTCTTTACGGCCCGAAAACTATTCTTCTCGCGGCCAGCGCGAAAGTCAATTTATCTAGTTTGGAATCGAGGCGAGACAGCAGTACGTTGAGAACAATTAAGACTTACTTTGATGAGGAGCGCTTTAAGCAAAAGCACACACATGCATGTGTATGCCGCAAGCAACACCGAAACGTGGAACGTCACAAGCGGCTTTTGGGAAGCGGCCCCATCGCTTCGGCTGGCGTCGATAATGTAGAGGAGGTTGATGATACAGAAGCCGGTGTCATTGCTGCTCGGCACATCGGAATAGCCGCAGCGATGCTGATGGTCTTGTGCCACAGTGCCGCCTTGTACCTCACCCCACCGCCGTCTCCGCATCCGCCCGTTTCACCACCCGATGCTGATCCTCCCCGAGCCCCTGTTTCCAGTAGCTGGAAATATAGAGCTGGTCCGGCCCAAGCCCGCGTTCCTGCCTCAGATACGCCCGCACACGCCGCATGGTTTCGAATTCGGCGGCGCACCAGGCGTAGACGCGGCCCGTTCGCCAGGGGAGCGCGCGGACGAAGGTTTCGAATTTTTGCGGGTGATGGCCGGGTTCGGGGTTGATGAGCCAGTGCAGGGTGACGCCGTCGGGGTGGGGGAGGTCCTGGCGGTCCGCTTCGCTCTGGATCTCGATCACCGCGTCGCCGACGGCATCGGCGGGCAGCGCCTCCAGATTGACGGCGATGGCGGGGAGCGCGGTCATGTCGCCGAGGACGAGATACCAGTTGGCCCCGGGCGCAAGCGGCTTGGCCGGTCCCGGTCCGCCGACGGTGATCGTCTCGCCGGGCTTTACGGTCTGCGCCCATGACACGGCCGGTCCGCCGCTGCTGTGGTCGCCGTGGAGCGCGAAATCGATGTCGAGGGCGTCCGCCGTCTGGCGGCGGATCGTGTAGGTGCGCACCAGCGGCTTTTCATCCGGGCCGGGCAGCATCAGCTTCACATAGCCGCCGTCCTGCTGAAGGGGGAACTCTGCCATGGCCGGCCCGCCAAGGGAAACGCGGCGCATGTTCGGGGTGATTTGCGCCGTTGAGATGACCTCAAAGCGCTTCGGTTCTGGTCTTTTGTTCATGGATTTAATATGACTATTTTAGTCCAGTTTGGCAATATCCCGCGCGAGGCCTATACCAGCGCCCAGATATACGCCGCATAGGCCGCCAGCATCGCCGCCCCCGTCGCCCGGTGGAATTTCGGGGCGAAGAACAGCATCAGCGCGAAGAACACGGTCGCGGCCAGCATCACCGGCACGTCGAATGTGGCGAAGCCCTCCGGCACGGGCAGCGGCGCGATCACGGCGGTGGCGCCGATGATGCAGAGCACGTTGAAGATGCAGGAGCCGGTGACATTGCCGATCGCCACGTCCGAGTGGCGCTTGAGGGCGGCGACGACGGCGGTTGCGAGTTCCGGCAGGCTGGTGCCGAGCGCGACGACCGTCAGCCCCACCACCGCGTCGGATATGCCGAAATGGGCGGCAAGCTCGGTCGCGCCGCGGATCAGCAGTTCCGCGCCGATGATCAGCAGGATGAGCCCCGCGACGATCAGCACTGTCATCTTCCACACCGGCATCGCGCCATCGGCCGGCAGTTCCGGCGCGGTGTCCGCGGCGGCGGCGAAGCGATAGGTTCTGAAAAGGTAAAGCGCGAGCAGCGCCAGCAGCACGACGCCGGCAAGCCTGCCGATCACGTCAAACTGCACCAGAAGCAGCAGCAGCACGGCGGAGGCCGTCATGGCGATGGCATCGCGGCGCACATTCCTGTCCCAGGCGGAAATCGGGAAGATCACCGCGGCCGCGCCGACGATCAGCAGGATATTGGCGATGTTGGAGCCGACCACATTGCCAAGCGCGATGCCCGGCGAGCCGGTGAGCGCGGCGCGGACGGAAACCAGAAGCTCCGGCAGCGAGGTGCCGAAACCGACAATCACCAGCGACGCCACCAGCGGCGATATCCCCATCCGTCGCGCGGTCGCAACCGCACCTGAAACCAGCCATTCCGCCCCGAAATAAAGCCCGATCAGACCGAGCGCGATATAAAGAAAATCCAATGCAAGTCCCCATTCTGGCCGGGCGTCGCCGGCGTTTGGGTTGGATATGGGGGCTTACGCGCAAGAGACAATGCGTCGATGAGGAAATTGGGTGGGGAAGCGCCGCGATCTGGGCGAAAGTGCTGCGCACCGCGCCGCAGCCATCAATCTCCGCCCTTGAGGGGGAGATGTCGCGAAAGCGACAGAGAGGGGTAAAGGGCGCAAGCCCTAAAAGCCGCATACGCCGTGCTCTCGGAGAGGGTTCACCCCTCTCTGCCCCTGTCGGGGCATCTCCCCCTCAAGGGGGGAGATTGTCTGGGGGCTATGCGGCCTCTCTCAGATCGGCGCGGGGAAGGTCCGGTGCACCCGTGCGATATCGCCGAGAATATCGTCGGTCATGGCGACGTC from Martelella mediterranea DSM 17316 carries:
- the rpsF gene encoding 30S ribosomal protein S6; the encoded protein is MALYEHVFLARQDITAQQVDAIVEQYKGLIEENGGKVGRIENWGLKSLTYRIKKNRKAHYALMDIDAPAAAIHEMERQMRINEDILRYMTIKVEEHEEGPSAMMQKRDRDDRPRRDGGREGGRDNRDRGDRGDRGGDRGERRPRF
- the rplI gene encoding 50S ribosomal protein L9; its protein translation is MDVILLERIAKLGQMGETVKVRDGYARNYLLPTGRALRANAANKARFEAERAVLEARNLERKNEAQKVADVLEGKSFIAVRAAGETGQLYGSVAARDVVEILAAEGFNVGRNQVVLHTPIKTVGLHNVELHLHAEVEISIELNVARTKEEAERQAKGEDLTSADAIYGVDEDALRPEDFFNPDADYDLDEETEEAPEASEEAGEEEDK
- a CDS encoding DUF2232 domain-containing protein; this encodes MKTLNARTLLIGALSGVAAFALAYAAGVTVLFSTLLAAASALPILIAGLGYGLLPAIVGIVVAGALGLALASPFFALYTLAVTLIPAGWLSHLGNLARPATEIGGPEGQMAWYPLADIMMHLCAAVTLALIVVGAVAGYGPETTGQIIDAFAAALTAENPELAGDAAVIAQFKSMFTLLLPMVQGATSVILLFVAFHFASRIAIASGLSNRPREDVAVALRMSTNAIFVFLAALVATFFGGTIGLIGAACLGAFGGGFLLSGLARMHLAARGKSWAVPVIILSYLSLIFTFPALVFITMGLLDTRRAIALSPGAPTNNDDDERNEPWT
- the rpsR gene encoding 30S ribosomal protein S18 → MVAIASIPTRRPFNRRRKTCPFSGANAPKIDYKDVRLLQRYISERGKIVPSRITAVSQKKQRELARAIKRARFLGLLPYVVS
- a CDS encoding calcium/sodium antiporter — protein: MDFLYIALGLIGLYFGAEWLVSGAVATARRMGISPLVASLVIVGFGTSLPELLVSVRAALTGSPGIALGNVVGSNIANILLIVGAAAVIFPISAWDRNVRRDAIAMTASAVLLLLLVQFDVIGRLAGVVLLALLALYLFRTYRFAAAADTAPELPADGAMPVWKMTVLIVAGLILLIIGAELLIRGATELAAHFGISDAVVGLTVVALGTSLPELATAVVAALKRHSDVAIGNVTGSCIFNVLCIIGATAVIAPLPVPEGFATFDVPVMLAATVFFALMLFFAPKFHRATGAAMLAAYAAYIWALV
- a CDS encoding siderophore-interacting protein; translation: MAEFPLQQDGGYVKLMLPGPDEKPLVRTYTIRRQTADALDIDFALHGDHSSGGPAVSWAQTVKPGETITVGGPGPAKPLAPGANWYLVLGDMTALPAIAVNLEALPADAVGDAVIEIQSEADRQDLPHPDGVTLHWLINPEPGHHPQKFETFVRALPWRTGRVYAWCAAEFETMRRVRAYLRQERGLGPDQLYISSYWKQGLGEDQHRVVKRADAETAVG
- a CDS encoding IS110 family transposase; this encodes MVVLHHPPHICLGCDVAKDTIAVSCGGPATVIANRSRDIRRFLRNCEADLVICEPTGGYETVLIEECLRRGLAVHRADTRRLKAFIRSRGRVGKSDAIDAREMVAYGMERWASLSLWQAENPEEARLKALVRRRADLVAIRVAEQNRAMAPGGRELAVTFKAMLAAINRQIALLDKEIRMLMRSEAFAARASIAMAMTGIAETTAAALIATMPELGTLDRKKAAALAGLAPHPNESGNKIGYRRMRGGRPVMRTILFMPAMQAARGRGEFAAFYKRLVEAGKKPIVAIAAVMRKIVVTLNARFTEKVIQQS